Proteins from a single region of Pseudomonas fulva:
- the ltaE gene encoding low-specificity L-threonine aldolase, which produces MPIIDLRSDTVTQPTAGMRDAMLAAELGDDVYGEDPTVNRLEQRLARDLGFAAALFVPTGTMSNLLGLMAHCERGDEYIVGQQAHTYKYEGGGAAVLGSIQPQPLDMEDDGSLDLARVEAAIKQDDFHFARTRLLALENTMQGKVLPLEYLAEARAFTRDKGLALHLDGARLFNAAVRLGVEAREITRHFDSVSVCLSKGLGAPVGSVLCGSEALIGKARRLRKMVGGGMRQAGVLAAAGLYALDHQVERLVEDHANADSLAAGLRELGYAVEPVQTNMVYVQVGERAAALKAFCAERGIRLSAAPRLRMVTHLDVDAGAMAQVIEAFAAFRT; this is translated from the coding sequence ATGCCCATCATCGATCTGCGTAGCGACACCGTGACCCAACCCACCGCCGGCATGCGCGACGCGATGCTGGCCGCCGAGCTGGGCGACGACGTGTACGGCGAAGACCCCACCGTCAACCGTCTGGAGCAGCGCCTGGCCCGGGATCTGGGCTTCGCCGCCGCGCTGTTCGTGCCCACCGGCACCATGAGCAACCTGCTCGGCCTGATGGCCCATTGCGAGCGCGGCGACGAATACATCGTCGGCCAGCAGGCGCACACCTACAAATACGAGGGTGGTGGCGCGGCCGTACTGGGTTCCATCCAGCCCCAGCCGCTGGACATGGAAGACGACGGCTCTCTGGATCTGGCAAGGGTCGAGGCAGCGATCAAGCAGGACGACTTCCATTTCGCCCGCACCCGCCTGCTGGCGCTGGAAAACACCATGCAGGGCAAGGTGCTGCCCCTGGAGTACCTGGCCGAGGCCCGGGCCTTCACCCGTGACAAAGGCCTGGCCCTGCACCTGGACGGCGCACGGCTGTTCAACGCCGCGGTCCGGCTGGGTGTCGAGGCGCGGGAGATCACCCGGCATTTCGATTCGGTGTCGGTGTGCCTGTCCAAGGGCCTGGGTGCGCCGGTCGGCTCGGTGCTGTGCGGCAGCGAAGCGCTGATCGGCAAGGCCCGGCGCCTGCGCAAGATGGTCGGCGGTGGCATGCGCCAGGCCGGTGTGCTGGCGGCCGCCGGGCTGTATGCCCTGGACCATCAGGTCGAACGCCTGGTCGAGGATCACGCCAATGCCGATTCCCTGGCGGCCGGCCTGCGCGAACTGGGCTATGCGGTCGAGCCGGTGCAGACCAACATGGTCTACGTGCAGGTCGGCGAGCGCGCCGCGGCGCTCAAGGCCTTCTGCGCCGAGCGTGGTATCCGTCTGAGCGCCGCGCCGCGTCTGCGCATGGTCACGCACCTGGATGTGGACGCCGGCGCCATGGCCCAGGTCATCGAGGCCTTCGCCGCCTTCCGTACCTAA
- the astE gene encoding succinylglutamate desuccinylase produces MLALGKLLELTLTGHEPASKIQLTPQGTRLRWLAEGALEITPACGRDNGMDLLLSAGIHGNETAPIELLDRLLRRIARNELQPRARVLLLFGNPAAMRRGERFVEQDLNRLFSGRHELSSGAEAMRACELEHLVSSFFADPGRERLHYDLHTAIRASRIEQFALYPWAEGRRQSRRECARLQAAGIDAVLLQSKPSTTFSAYTYAELGAEAFTLELGKARPFGHNERVNLDLLELRLQALVEGNEPPLEDHAIDRLKLFAFARELIKHSDAFTLHLPADVENFTELAPGYLLAEDLANSRWVVEEQGARIIFPNPKVHNGQRAGILIVPAEASLLA; encoded by the coding sequence ATGCTCGCCCTCGGCAAACTGCTCGAACTGACCCTGACCGGCCATGAGCCGGCCTCGAAGATCCAGTTGACGCCGCAGGGCACGCGCTTGCGCTGGCTGGCCGAGGGCGCCCTTGAAATCACCCCGGCCTGTGGGCGCGACAACGGCATGGACCTGCTGCTTTCAGCCGGTATCCATGGCAACGAGACCGCGCCGATCGAGCTGCTCGACCGCCTGTTGCGCCGCATCGCCCGCAACGAACTGCAGCCCCGTGCCCGAGTGCTGCTGCTGTTCGGCAACCCGGCGGCGATGCGCCGCGGCGAGCGTTTCGTCGAACAGGACCTCAACCGGCTGTTCAGCGGCCGTCATGAGCTGAGCAGCGGTGCCGAGGCGATGCGCGCCTGTGAGCTCGAGCACCTGGTTTCCTCGTTCTTCGCCGACCCTGGCCGCGAGCGTCTGCATTACGACCTGCACACCGCGATCCGCGCCTCGCGCATCGAACAGTTCGCCCTTTACCCCTGGGCCGAGGGGCGTCGCCAATCGCGTCGCGAGTGCGCCCGCCTGCAGGCCGCCGGCATCGATGCGGTGCTGCTGCAGAGCAAGCCCTCGACCACCTTCAGCGCCTATACCTATGCCGAGCTGGGAGCCGAAGCCTTCACCCTGGAACTGGGCAAGGCCAGGCCGTTCGGCCATAACGAGCGGGTCAATCTGGACCTTCTCGAGCTGCGCCTGCAGGCCCTTGTCGAGGGCAACGAGCCGCCACTCGAGGACCATGCCATCGATCGCCTGAAGCTGTTCGCCTTCGCCCGCGAGCTGATCAAGCACAGCGATGCCTTCACCCTGCACCTGCCGGCTGACGTGGAAAACTTCACCGAACTGGCGCCCGGCTACCTGCTTGCCGAGGACCTGGCCAACAGCCGCTGGGTGGTGGAAGAGCAGGGTGCGCGCATCATCTTTCCCAACCCCAAGGTGCACAACGGCCAGCGGGCCGGCATTCTCATCGTGCCGGCCGAGGCTTCGCTGCTGGCGTGA
- a CDS encoding topoisomerase II — MSDALQLILEDADGTQLETSCTRFAVMWQGKEVWIQQVGNGQLMIGVDVAEGDSEYANLLLRPLATNLVSLELEMEPADDDADDDHVHGPDCNH; from the coding sequence ATGAGCGACGCCCTGCAACTGATCCTCGAAGACGCCGACGGTACCCAGCTGGAAACCTCGTGCACCCGTTTTGCCGTGATGTGGCAAGGCAAGGAGGTGTGGATTCAGCAGGTCGGCAACGGCCAGCTGATGATCGGCGTGGATGTCGCCGAGGGCGACAGCGAATACGCCAACCTGCTGCTGCGCCCGCTGGCCACCAACCTGGTCAGCCTGGAGCTGGAAATGGAGCCGGCCGATGACGACGCCGACGACGACCACGTCCATGGCCCGGACTGCAATCACTGA
- the astB gene encoding N-succinylarginine dihydrolase: MSRPTSCELNIDGLVGPTHNYGGLSHGNVASQSNCQVASNPREAARQGLAKMKALMDMGFAQAVLAPQERPDVHALRSCGFTGSDAQVIEKAAREAMPLLVASCSASSMWTANAATVSPSADTADGRVHFTAANLNCKFHRSIEHPTTSRVLAAMFADERYFAHHGALPAVSQFGDEGAANHTRFCRDYGERGVEFFVFGRSAFDLRLPAPQRYPARQTLEASQAVARLHGLADDAVVFAQQNPAVVDQGVFHNDVIAVGNAQVLFHHEDAFLDSERVVGELGDKLARLGGQLQPVCVPRHVLAVEDAVRSYLFNSQLLSRADGRMLLVVPEECRGNPRVWAYLQTLLGSNGPIAEVRAFDLKQSMQNGGGPACLRLRVALQAEELAAMNPGVMMTPELYERLLQWVDRHYRDRLSEHDLADPQLLDECRTALDELTKILDLGAVYPFQLT; this comes from the coding sequence ATGAGCCGACCCACCTCCTGCGAGTTGAACATCGACGGACTGGTCGGTCCGACTCACAACTACGGCGGGTTGTCGCACGGCAACGTGGCCTCGCAAAGCAACTGCCAGGTCGCCTCCAACCCAAGGGAAGCGGCGCGCCAGGGCCTGGCCAAGATGAAGGCGCTGATGGACATGGGCTTCGCCCAGGCGGTGCTCGCCCCCCAGGAGCGTCCCGATGTGCACGCGCTACGGAGCTGCGGTTTTACCGGCAGCGACGCCCAGGTGATCGAAAAGGCGGCGCGCGAAGCCATGCCCCTGCTGGTCGCCAGCTGTTCGGCTTCGAGCATGTGGACGGCCAACGCGGCGACCGTCAGCCCCAGCGCCGACACGGCCGACGGCCGCGTGCATTTCACCGCCGCCAACCTCAACTGCAAGTTTCACCGCTCCATCGAGCACCCCACCACCAGTCGGGTGCTGGCGGCGATGTTCGCCGACGAGCGCTATTTCGCCCACCACGGCGCCTTGCCGGCGGTCAGCCAGTTCGGCGACGAAGGCGCGGCCAATCACACCCGCTTCTGCCGCGACTATGGCGAGCGGGGCGTGGAGTTCTTCGTGTTCGGCCGCAGTGCCTTCGACCTGCGCCTGCCCGCCCCGCAGCGCTACCCGGCGCGCCAGACCCTGGAGGCCTCACAGGCGGTGGCGCGGCTGCACGGCCTCGCCGACGACGCCGTGGTATTCGCCCAGCAGAACCCAGCGGTGGTCGACCAGGGGGTGTTTCACAACGACGTGATCGCGGTGGGCAATGCCCAGGTGCTGTTCCACCACGAGGACGCCTTTCTCGACAGCGAGCGGGTGGTCGGTGAGCTGGGCGACAAGCTCGCGCGCCTGGGCGGGCAGCTGCAGCCGGTGTGTGTGCCGCGCCACGTGCTGGCGGTCGAGGACGCGGTGCGCTCCTACCTGTTCAACAGTCAGCTGTTGAGCCGCGCCGACGGGCGTATGCTGTTGGTGGTGCCGGAGGAGTGCCGCGGCAATCCGCGGGTCTGGGCCTACCTGCAGACGCTGCTGGGCAGCAACGGGCCGATCGCCGAGGTGCGCGCCTTCGACCTCAAGCAGAGCATGCAGAATGGCGGCGGCCCCGCCTGCCTGCGCTTGCGTGTAGCCTTGCAGGCAGAGGAGCTGGCGGCGATGAACCCGGGGGTGATGATGACGCCCGAGCTGTACGAGCGACTGCTGCAATGGGTCGACCGCCACTACCGCGATCGCCTGAGCGAGCATGACCTGGCCGACCCGCAACTGCTCGACGAATGCCGCACGGCGCTGGATGAGTTGACGAAGATCCTCGATCTCGGCGCCGTGTACCCCTTTCAACTCACTTGA
- the astD gene encoding succinylglutamate-semialdehyde dehydrogenase, with product MSTHYIAGLWQLGQGDALQSLDPVSQQVLWVGREADAAQVEAAVQAAREAFADWAAAPLSERIAVLERFAAVVRSRQEELAHAIGEETGKPLWEATSEVASMIAKVAISIHSHAERTGQRSGPQGSMLRHKPHGVVAVFGPYNFPGHLPNGHIVPALLAGNTVVFKPSEQTPKVAELTLRCWIEAGLPAGVLNLLQGARQTGAALAAHPGIDGLFFTGSSRTGNLLHAQFGGHPETILALEMGGNNALIVDQPADIDAAVYCIIQSAFVSAGQRCTCARRLLVPEGEGGEALLARLVSVAASLKVGAFDAEPAPFMGAVISLDAAQHLLKVQARLIDKGARSLLGMSQPLEGAALLTPGIIDVTAVQPRADEEVFGPLLQVIRYADFDAAIVEANATRFGLAAGLLSDSRERYEQFWLRSRAGIVNWNRPLTGAASSAPFGGIGASGNHRPSAYYAADYCAYPVASLESEQLALPDSLAPGVSL from the coding sequence ATGAGCACGCATTACATTGCAGGTCTCTGGCAGCTAGGACAGGGCGATGCCCTGCAATCCCTCGACCCGGTCAGCCAGCAGGTGCTCTGGGTGGGCCGCGAAGCCGACGCGGCCCAGGTCGAGGCCGCCGTGCAGGCGGCCCGCGAGGCCTTTGCCGATTGGGCGGCGGCACCGTTGAGCGAGCGCATCGCGGTGCTCGAACGTTTCGCCGCGGTAGTGAGAAGCCGGCAGGAAGAACTCGCCCACGCCATCGGCGAGGAGACCGGCAAGCCGCTGTGGGAGGCGACGAGCGAGGTCGCCAGCATGATCGCCAAGGTGGCCATCTCGATCCACAGCCATGCCGAACGTACCGGTCAGCGCAGCGGCCCCCAGGGCAGCATGCTGCGCCACAAGCCCCACGGCGTGGTGGCGGTGTTCGGCCCGTACAACTTCCCCGGCCATCTGCCCAATGGGCATATCGTGCCGGCCCTGCTGGCCGGCAACACGGTGGTATTCAAACCCAGCGAACAGACCCCTAAGGTCGCCGAGCTGACACTGCGGTGCTGGATCGAGGCCGGGCTGCCGGCCGGCGTGCTGAACCTGCTGCAGGGCGCGCGGCAAACCGGCGCCGCGCTGGCGGCTCATCCGGGTATCGATGGCCTGTTCTTCACCGGTTCCAGCCGCACCGGCAACCTGTTGCATGCCCAGTTCGGCGGCCACCCGGAAACCATCCTGGCCCTGGAAATGGGCGGCAACAACGCGCTGATCGTCGATCAGCCTGCCGATATCGATGCCGCGGTGTACTGCATCATCCAGTCCGCGTTCGTTTCCGCTGGTCAGCGTTGTACCTGCGCGCGCCGCCTGCTGGTGCCCGAGGGCGAGGGGGGCGAGGCGCTGCTGGCACGGCTGGTCAGCGTGGCCGCCAGCCTCAAGGTCGGTGCCTTCGATGCCGAGCCGGCGCCGTTCATGGGCGCGGTGATCTCCCTGGATGCCGCCCAGCACCTGCTCAAGGTGCAGGCGCGGCTGATCGACAAGGGCGCGCGGTCGCTGCTGGGCATGAGCCAGCCGCTCGAGGGCGCGGCGCTGCTGACGCCGGGGATCATCGACGTCACCGCCGTGCAGCCGCGTGCCGATGAAGAAGTGTTCGGGCCCTTGCTGCAGGTGATCCGCTACGCCGACTTCGACGCGGCCATCGTCGAGGCCAACGCCACCCGCTTCGGGCTCGCCGCCGGCCTGCTGTCCGATTCGCGCGAGCGCTACGAGCAGTTCTGGCTGCGCAGCCGCGCCGGCATCGTCAACTGGAACAGGCCGCTGACCGGCGCCGCCAGCAGCGCGCCGTTCGGCGGCATCGGCGCCTCGGGCAACCATCGCCCCAGCGCCTACTACGCGGCGGATTACTGCGCCTACCCGGTCGCTTCGCTGGAAAGCGAGCAGCTGGCCTTGCCCGACAGCCTGGCACCGGGAGTCAGCCTATGA
- the astA gene encoding arginine N-succinyltransferase, giving the protein MIVRSVRASDLPALIDLARSTGTGLTTLPANEARLAYRVGRAEKTFSGEAERGDCDYMFVLEDDDGRVLGISAIAGGVGLRESWYNYRVGLTVCASQELGIHRQVPTLFLANDLTGHSELCSLFLHADHRTGLNGRLLSKARFLFIAEFREQFGDKIIAEMRGVSDEQGRSPFWECLGRHFFRMEFSQADYLTGVGNKAFIAELMPRFPLYTCFLSEAAREVIGRVHPDTEPALAMLKSEGFSYQGYVDIFDAGPAIEAETAKIRAIRDSQLLVLAIGTPGDDAPVYLVHNRKQADCRITAARARMAAGTLVVDPLTARRLRLNVGDQVRAVPLAVKA; this is encoded by the coding sequence ATGATCGTTCGCTCCGTACGTGCCAGTGACCTGCCGGCACTGATCGACCTGGCGCGCAGCACCGGCACCGGCCTGACCACTCTGCCGGCCAACGAAGCGCGCCTGGCCTACCGGGTCGGCCGCGCCGAAAAGACCTTCAGCGGCGAAGCCGAGCGCGGCGACTGCGACTACATGTTCGTGCTCGAGGATGACGACGGCCGCGTGCTGGGCATCTCCGCCATCGCCGGTGGGGTCGGCTTGCGCGAGTCCTGGTACAACTACCGGGTCGGCCTGACCGTCTGCGCCTCCCAGGAACTGGGCATCCACCGCCAGGTGCCGACGCTGTTTCTGGCCAATGACCTGACCGGTCATTCCGAGCTGTGCTCGCTGTTCCTGCATGCCGATCACCGCACCGGCCTGAACGGGCGCTTGCTGTCCAAGGCGCGTTTCTTGTTCATCGCCGAATTTCGCGAGCAGTTTGGCGACAAGATCATCGCCGAGATGCGCGGCGTCTCCGACGAGCAGGGACGCTCGCCGTTCTGGGAGTGCCTGGGCCGACACTTCTTCCGCATGGAGTTTTCCCAGGCGGACTACCTGACCGGCGTCGGCAACAAGGCCTTCATCGCCGAGCTGATGCCGCGTTTTCCGCTCTACACCTGCTTTCTGTCCGAGGCCGCCCGTGAGGTGATCGGCCGGGTGCACCCGGATACCGAGCCGGCGCTGGCGATGCTCAAATCCGAGGGTTTCAGCTACCAGGGCTATGTCGATATCTTCGACGCCGGCCCGGCCATCGAGGCGGAAACCGCCAAGATCCGCGCGATTCGCGACAGCCAGCTGCTGGTGTTGGCCATCGGCACGCCGGGTGACGACGCGCCGGTGTACCTGGTACACAACCGCAAACAGGCGGATTGCCGCATCACCGCGGCCCGCGCGCGGATGGCCGCCGGGACCCTGGTGGTCGACCCATTGACCGCCAGGCGGCTGCGCCTGAATGTCGGCGACCAGGTGCGGGCGGTGCCCCTGGCGGTAAAGGCCTGA
- the aruF gene encoding arginine/ornithine succinyltransferase subunit alpha — protein MLVMRPARMTDLAEVQRLAADSPVGVTSLPDNAERLRDKIAASEASFAAEVSFNGEERYFFVLEDSETGRLSGCSGIVASAGYSEPFYSFRNETFVHNSRELKIHNKIHVLSLCHDLTGNSLLTSFYVERGLVDSVWAELNSRARLLFAACHPARFADAMVVEIVGESDDAGESPFWDAVGRHFFGMSYAEAERLCGLRSRAYLAELMPHYPIYVPLLPDTAQESMGLVHPRAQVSFDILMRDGFETDHYIDIFDGGPTLHARTSGIRTIAQSAVVPVMLGEAGEGGQAYLVSNEQLQGFRAVVAELNWAPGQPALLDPQTAQILGVAEGGQVRLVAV, from the coding sequence ATGCTGGTTATGCGCCCTGCGCGAATGACCGACCTTGCCGAAGTGCAGCGCCTGGCCGCGGACAGCCCGGTGGGCGTCACCTCGCTGCCCGACAACGCCGAGCGGCTGCGCGACAAGATCGCCGCCTCGGAGGCGTCGTTCGCCGCCGAGGTCAGCTTCAACGGCGAGGAACGCTACTTCTTCGTGCTCGAAGACAGCGAAACCGGCCGCCTGTCCGGCTGCTCCGGCATCGTCGCCTCGGCAGGCTACTCCGAACCGTTCTACAGCTTTCGCAACGAGACCTTCGTTCACAACTCCCGTGAGTTGAAGATCCACAACAAGATTCACGTGCTGTCGCTGTGTCACGACCTGACCGGCAACAGCCTGCTGACCAGCTTCTATGTCGAGCGCGGGCTGGTCGACAGCGTGTGGGCCGAGCTCAACTCCCGCGCGCGCCTGCTGTTCGCCGCCTGCCACCCGGCGCGCTTCGCCGATGCCATGGTGGTGGAGATCGTCGGCGAGAGCGACGACGCCGGCGAGTCGCCGTTCTGGGATGCGGTCGGTCGGCATTTCTTCGGCATGAGCTACGCCGAGGCCGAGCGCCTGTGCGGGCTGCGCAGCCGTGCCTACCTGGCCGAGCTGATGCCCCATTACCCCATCTACGTGCCGCTGCTGCCGGATACCGCCCAGGAGTCCATGGGCCTGGTGCATCCGCGTGCCCAGGTGTCGTTCGACATCCTGATGCGCGACGGCTTCGAAACCGATCACTACATCGATATCTTCGACGGCGGCCCGACCCTGCACGCACGTACCTCGGGCATTCGCACCATCGCCCAGAGCGCGGTGGTGCCGGTGATGCTCGGCGAAGCGGGCGAGGGCGGCCAGGCGTACCTGGTCAGCAACGAGCAGTTGCAGGGCTTTCGCGCCGTGGTCGCCGAACTCAATTGGGCGCCGGGCCAGCCTGCGCTGCTCGACCCGCAGACCGCGCAGATCCTTGGCGTCGCCGAGGGCGGCCAGGTAAGGCTGGTGGCGGTATGA
- a CDS encoding aspartate aminotransferase family protein translates to MSVQHDPVQRADFDQVMVPSYAPAAFVPVRGAGSRVWDQSGRELIDFSGGIAVNALGHAHPALVKALTEQAGKLWHVSNVFTNEPALRLAKKLVDATFAERVFLCNSGAEANEAAFKLARRVAHDRFGADKYEIIAATNSFHGRTLFTVSVGGQPKYSDGFGPKIQGITHVPYNDLEALKAAISDKTCAVVIEPIQGEGGVLPADLAYLQGARELCNQHNALLVFDEVQSGVGRSGHLYAYQHYGVTPDVLSSAKSLGGGFPIAAMLTTEALASHLAVGTHGTTYGGNPLGCAVAEALLDVVNTPEVLEGVKAKHARFKARLLQIGEKYGVFSGVRGMGLLIGAVLADAWKGKAREFFDGAAEENLMILQAGPDVVRFAPSLVIEDADIDEGLDRFERAVAKLAGA, encoded by the coding sequence ATGTCCGTTCAGCACGACCCGGTGCAACGCGCCGATTTCGACCAGGTGATGGTGCCCAGCTACGCCCCCGCTGCGTTCGTGCCGGTGCGCGGCGCCGGCTCGCGCGTCTGGGACCAGAGCGGTCGCGAGCTGATCGACTTCTCCGGCGGCATCGCCGTCAACGCCCTGGGCCATGCTCACCCGGCGTTGGTCAAGGCCCTGACCGAGCAGGCCGGCAAGCTGTGGCACGTCTCCAACGTGTTCACCAACGAACCGGCACTGCGTCTGGCCAAGAAGCTGGTGGATGCCACCTTCGCCGAGCGGGTGTTCCTCTGCAACTCCGGCGCCGAAGCCAACGAGGCAGCCTTCAAGCTGGCGCGCCGCGTGGCCCACGACCGTTTCGGCGCCGACAAGTACGAGATCATCGCCGCCACCAACAGCTTTCACGGCCGCACCCTGTTCACGGTCAGCGTCGGTGGTCAGCCGAAGTACTCCGATGGTTTCGGGCCGAAGATCCAGGGCATCACCCACGTGCCCTACAACGACCTCGAGGCCCTGAAGGCCGCGATCAGCGACAAGACCTGCGCCGTGGTCATCGAGCCGATCCAGGGCGAGGGCGGCGTGTTGCCGGCGGACCTGGCCTACCTGCAGGGCGCCCGTGAACTGTGCAACCAGCACAACGCGCTGCTGGTGTTCGACGAAGTGCAGAGCGGCGTCGGCCGCTCCGGCCATCTGTATGCCTACCAGCACTACGGCGTGACCCCGGACGTGCTGTCCAGCGCCAAGAGCCTGGGCGGCGGTTTCCCGATCGCCGCGATGCTGACCACCGAGGCGCTGGCCAGCCACCTGGCCGTTGGCACCCACGGCACCACCTATGGCGGCAACCCGCTGGGTTGCGCGGTCGCCGAGGCGCTGCTCGATGTGGTCAACACGCCCGAAGTGCTGGAAGGCGTCAAGGCCAAGCACGCGCGCTTCAAGGCGCGCCTGCTGCAGATCGGCGAGAAATACGGGGTGTTCTCCGGCGTGCGCGGCATGGGCCTGTTGATTGGCGCGGTGCTGGCCGATGCGTGGAAGGGCAAGGCGCGGGAGTTCTTCGATGGGGCGGCCGAGGAGAACCTGATGATCCTGCAGGCCGGCCCGGACGTGGTGCGCTTCGCCCCCAGCCTGGTGATCGAGGATGCCGACATCGACGAGGGCCTGGATCGCTTCGAGCGTGCCGTCGCCAAACTGGCTGGCGCCTGA
- a CDS encoding NAD(P)H-dependent flavin oxidoreductase, protein MSCAVLGIDLPIIQAPMAGTATPALAAAVSNAGGLGSISIAAVQAEAGRQMIRETRAATGKPFNINVFCHRLSVADAAVERAWLAHLQPYFAEFGAVAPAAIRDIYCSFQEDEGQLEVLLEERPPIVSFHLGLPPQERIDALKRAGITLLASATTLEEGLLAQEAGIDIIVAQGIEAGGHRGVFDPAHDQGIGTLALVRVLVKHLSRPVIAAGGIMDGAGIAAVMNLGACAAQLGTAFILCPESAANEAYRRMLGSERAQLTQVTRVISGRPARGIVNRFMAEVGAPGHPAVPGFGIAYDAGKQLIAAAAKAGNAEFAAHWAGQGAALARAMPAAELVEVLQREYLVART, encoded by the coding sequence ATGAGCTGCGCCGTATTGGGTATCGACCTGCCGATCATTCAAGCGCCCATGGCGGGCACCGCCACCCCCGCTCTGGCGGCGGCGGTCAGCAATGCCGGCGGGCTGGGCTCGATTTCCATCGCCGCGGTGCAGGCCGAGGCCGGCCGGCAGATGATCAGGGAAACCCGCGCCGCCACCGGCAAGCCCTTCAATATCAACGTGTTCTGCCACCGCCTGAGCGTTGCCGACGCCGCCGTGGAGCGGGCATGGCTGGCGCACCTGCAACCCTATTTCGCCGAGTTCGGCGCCGTGGCGCCAGCGGCTATCCGGGATATCTACTGCAGCTTCCAGGAGGATGAAGGGCAGCTCGAGGTGCTGCTGGAGGAACGCCCGCCGATCGTCAGCTTTCATCTGGGATTACCGCCCCAGGAACGTATCGATGCCTTGAAGCGGGCCGGCATCACCTTGCTGGCCTCGGCCACCACCCTGGAAGAAGGGCTGCTGGCCCAGGAGGCGGGCATCGACATCATCGTCGCCCAGGGCATCGAGGCCGGTGGCCACCGCGGCGTGTTCGATCCCGCCCACGACCAGGGCATCGGCACCCTGGCCCTGGTGCGGGTGCTGGTCAAGCACCTGTCGCGCCCGGTGATCGCTGCCGGCGGCATCATGGACGGTGCCGGTATCGCGGCGGTCATGAACCTGGGCGCCTGCGCCGCACAGCTGGGTACCGCGTTCATCCTCTGCCCCGAGTCGGCCGCCAACGAGGCCTATCGGCGCATGCTGGGCAGCGAGCGGGCGCAGCTGACCCAGGTCACCCGGGTGATTTCCGGGCGCCCGGCGCGTGGCATCGTCAATCGTTTCATGGCTGAGGTTGGCGCGCCCGGCCACCCCGCAGTGCCGGGTTTCGGCATCGCCTACGATGCCGGCAAACAGCTGATCGCTGCCGCTGCCAAGGCCGGCAACGCCGAATTCGCAGCCCACTGGGCCGGCCAGGGTGCGGCCCTGGCGCGGGCGATGCCGGCGGCTGAGCTGGTGGAGGTGCTGCAGCGCGAATACCTGGTGGCACGCACCTAG
- a CDS encoding sugar kinase: MSTPTNQTSPIAVGLIGECMVELQRQADGGMRQGFGGDTLNTAIYLNRLCRREGVAIDYLTAVGDDPLSQAMRARWREDGVGDGRVRVLADRLPGLYMIQTDAQGERSFLYWRGESAARHCFDGPGADELLAALGDYHTLYLSGISLAILTVEGRERLLEALRQARGRGTRIVFDNNYRPRLWPGAADARRQHEALLGMVDIALVTWEDDVAVFGFATPQQLFSHYAGLGVGEVVVKRGARSCLLHTADGRGEVEPEPVERVVDTTAAGDAFSAAYLAARLHGGGLEAAARWGHRLAGRVIQHPGALMPLAAMPSMPALR, translated from the coding sequence ATGTCGACCCCAACCAACCAGACATCACCGATAGCGGTCGGCCTGATCGGCGAGTGCATGGTCGAGCTGCAACGGCAGGCTGACGGCGGCATGCGCCAAGGCTTCGGCGGCGACACGCTGAACACGGCGATCTACCTGAACCGCCTGTGCCGGCGCGAAGGCGTGGCGATCGACTACCTCACCGCCGTGGGCGACGACCCGTTGAGCCAGGCGATGCGCGCGCGCTGGCGTGAAGACGGCGTGGGTGATGGCCGCGTGCGGGTGCTGGCGGATCGGCTGCCGGGCCTGTACATGATCCAGACCGACGCCCAGGGCGAGCGAAGTTTTCTCTACTGGCGGGGCGAGTCCGCCGCCCGCCATTGTTTCGATGGCCCGGGCGCCGACGAGCTGCTGGCGGCGCTTGGCGATTATCACACGCTGTATCTCAGCGGTATCAGCCTGGCCATTCTCACGGTCGAGGGGCGCGAGCGCCTGCTGGAGGCCCTGCGCCAGGCACGCGGCCGGGGCACGCGCATCGTCTTCGACAACAATTACCGGCCGCGCCTGTGGCCTGGCGCGGCCGATGCGCGCAGGCAGCATGAAGCGCTGCTGGGCATGGTCGACATCGCACTGGTTACCTGGGAGGACGATGTCGCCGTATTCGGTTTCGCCACCCCGCAGCAGCTCTTCAGTCATTACGCAGGCCTCGGCGTAGGCGAGGTGGTGGTCAAGCGCGGTGCGCGCAGTTGCCTGTTGCACACGGCCGATGGCCGCGGCGAAGTCGAACCCGAGCCGGTCGAGCGGGTGGTGGATACCACCGCCGCCGGCGATGCGTTCAGTGCGGCCTACCTGGCCGCCCGCCTGCATGGCGGCGGGCTCGAGGCGGCGGCACGCTGGGGGCACCGTCTGGCCGGCAGGGTGATCCAGCACCCGGGCGCGCTGATGCCCCTGGCGGCGATGCCGAGCATGCCGGCGTTGCGCTGA